From the genome of Manduca sexta isolate Smith_Timp_Sample1 unplaced genomic scaffold, JHU_Msex_v1.0 HiC_scaffold_2154, whole genome shotgun sequence:
tataattttatgttatgtgtGCTGTGTACATTACCTGTgcataagattttataaatttcatactaattattcttatattaattatgtttgacTAAATAAATCAGAATGTGTTTTAAgaacttttttaatttctagGACACCACTTCATGTAGATGTCTACACATCATTCAGCTGGTCAGTCAATGTAATTGGAAAGAAGAAATGGATTTTATTTCCACCAGgtgaagaaaataaattgaaagacTCATTGGACAATTTACCAATGATATTTGATCCTgacaaaaccaaaaatataaaatattttgaagttatTCAAGAACAAGGTGATGGTATATTTGTACCTTCTGGATGGTACCACCAAGTATTGAATGTAGAAGATACCATATCTATAAATCATAACTGGGTAAATGCATGTAACATCCAAATTGTCTGCAACTCCCTGGCAAAACCTTACTGTCAGTACAGcatgaaattattgaatttaaagaaaCACCTGAATATCCAATGCAATgtcaattgattttaaaatcacTTTTGGAATGGACTATGAGGCTTTTATAAAACTCTTGTGTTATATTGGTCAGAAAAGATTAATTCAATTGCAAAATAGAAGTCAAACTGGGCTTGAAAATTTTTCTTTAGGTATAAATCATATCaagtttgatttaaaaaaaatatttaatgtattaaatttaataaatattgaccctatgttattatacaacaaaacTTCTTTATCATCAGTTAAATGTGATTTCATGAACTTAAAAAATGCGATTATCAATGTTTTggaataaacattgtttttcgtCGTGTTTTTCTATAGTTGTGCCTTTTTGTTAACATAGACATGACCCTTTTTAATGAATTcttctattttattatcttcatatcccaattcctttaatatttctattgtgTGTTGACCTGCTTTTGATTTACTTTCACATCCTACAGATTTGCCAGGAGTACGGGATAGCCGTGGTGCTGGTTCTGGCACAATTTTGCCATCATTATCTCTATTATAAGATTTCCTAAATGtatggtatttatatttgtcaacAGAATCAAAGTCTAAAACTGGAGTAACACATGCatctaaattatcaaatatttggcACCATTCTTCTTgggtttttgataaaaaaacttCTGCAAACTTTTTTGCATTTTTCGTGATCACCTATTTGGCTATATTCAGTTTCACATAATTGTaatccttttaaaaagttcGAGTAGAACTGTGGTTCCAAAGCACCAACGGCCATAAATTTTCCATcattagttttatatgtattataaaaaggtactccaccatccaacacattagTTCCTGCTTCTCCCAACCAGATTGGCAGATCCCTTGATTTGAATAACCAAGTGGCTACATATGATAATCCTTCTGTCATACTTGCATCCAATACCTGTCCTTTGCCTGATTTTGTCCTTTCAAAGAGGGCTAATAAAATACCGAGAACACACATTGCACTACCGCCAGCAAAGTCCGCCAGAAGGTTAATTGGGGGTATTGGGGCTCTTGATTTTGCTTAACAATGAAAGAACTCCTGACATTGCTACGTAATTAATATCATGACCAGCCATATTTTTACAGAATCCACTTTGTCCATATCCCGTGAGTCTAGCATAAATAAGACGAGGATTTTGCTTCAATAGTTGTTCAGGCCCTAATTCTAATTTTTCCATAACTCCAGGCCGGAATGTATCCAAAACGACGTCTGAAGATGCAGacaattttttgaaaatgtgtACACCTTCTTTTGATTTTAGATTAATGGATATCATTCTCTTCCCGCGAGACATCACATCGAATGGAAATGGTTCtgtctgaaataaaaaagacgatattaacataattttcgataataattacaatgaaataCAAATGAACTGCAAGAATAGTGTAGGGGCAGTGgcattttgaattaaaataactaaatcatgtcataatcatcagccacatgaaatCCACTgatgaacataggcctcctaaagatttccagacggacctgtcaatTTAAGCTTGCTCGTGCGACCTTCATCAAGTCGTCTGTACACTTTACAGATGGACTTCCAAAGCTGCACTTGGCAATAGGTGGTCTCCACTCGAGAACTTTTTTCCTTATCTGCTGTTAGTTCTGCGAACTATGTGCCTTTcacactgccacttcagcttgctaatcCGCCGGTCTACGTCAATGACTTTCGCTCTTCTACGGATCGCCCCTTTTCTGATTTGATCGCGTAGAAAAACACCAAGCCCACAGTGAGTTACCTTGAACCCCATTTAGCCGGCCCATGGTCGGATGTCACATCTTAGTGCCGTACGTAGGCGTAGACTGTTGCCTTCAGGCACTAAGAAATTTTGGATGAGAAGACCTTGCTTAGTTTGCTTTAGACTTGCCGTATTCGTCGATAACTTCGAGAATTTAGTTCCGAACGGTAATCGCAATGGGCACTACATGAACATTAGACAAGATTTTGATCTTGTCCCCTAGGGCGTCGTTAAGGGTAGGgtttgttgcataactttaactgtacGCAGCACAcgcggaagctctcaaaaggaatccGTTTTCCCAGTTTATGCAACATTCTTCATtgatgcttcgctcctattggtcataccGTGATGTTATACAGCATATagcttcctcgataaatgggctactCAACTCTCAAAGATTTTATCAATTCGAAATAGTAACTCCTgtaattagcgcgttcaaacaaactctcaataaaacaaaagttcaatagaattatttattctcGCAAATTTTAAAGCCGGGGTTATTTCTCGCGTCAGCCACTTTAATAAGTTTGGTGGGCAACTACTTATACAGCTATAACCCATATAACGCTGTATCTCGgttaagtgaccccactgcaccggttggtaagtggaatgggtccaatagaatgtcgactgacgagagatggttactgATTACcactcggtagtcgacacaattatgccggcctgttggaaccagatatacacaagctgaccccggaatgcgacacacttacgtgggccattaggtcaggttttaataccttgtgtacggtggttgctatccgcgcagatataaatatatcaccaCCAGCTTCATATTTCACTTACTTCGCTCTTTATCGTAACGAAATTAAGTAATATCGCCTAACATAACGAACATATGCACCATCCCATTGCTACATACCTTAAACTGCTTTCTATTGGGTGACAGCAAAACAAAAGACGGTAAGCAGATAGATCATGACCGACAATAGGCCTGTTTACAGagattgtaatattattattaagaaaataattcaaaaccttTTGAACAACAGTAACGCTGGCTCCAAAATCAGCCAAGATTGTTCCACATAGTGGGCCAGGTGCGAGACCCATTACTTCCAAAACTTTTATTCCTGTTAGTGCCATCATCGTTTTTCACCTGGAAATAGTGATAATCACATAATAAGCTGCTTATCCGTAAAATGCTATACAACATGATATCTAATACTTGTTTTGCGTAGCTGACAAGAGGCGATTATCTTAATTATGACACTAAAAAAATCAGATATAGATATCCACAAAGTATAAAACTGCCATCCATTACGTATATTGTCAGAATTTGCACAACATCCATTGGACGggattataagtaatatttattactagctatACCTACAACATCGTCTATGTGTACTTACTGATCTATCTCATACCCCTCCCAATAACCCCCCCGTACCACAAAACATACAGGACCCGTTTGGTCCGGATCTCCTATGTCATCTGTCCTCGACTTACTCTAGATACacataataaagcatttttcaGGAACTGGATTTAGAATCCACAGGTGGTTTGGCGTGATACTCCAACAAATAATTGAGTAAACAGACATACAGTAGGTACCTGtacatatattttctatatatatttaatgtaggtACTAACACGCAAAATTTGCaactttattatatctataggAGGACGTATGAATAACATACAAAATCGTTCAAGACCCTTGAATATTCAAACTTCACTACTTAGGTAATTAcgataattattctaataaattaatattaattgtaatgctGAGAATACCTACCTACGTatctataattttcaatatacttaatatgaaGCCAGTCGAGAATAGTATCTAcgtatttttcatgtttttaaattgaaattacttatCTAATAATTTACGTTGAGTCTAAAAAAGGTTCCTACAAGGTACATACCTCAAACATCAAAGTTTGCACACTAAGTATTACAAGTGCACAGTGCACACTGATGAGTTTAAAGTACAAACGTCcgtatatattattgtactcTTTGgtacaaaccaacaaacaaaacttgacaatacattgttttgtttattcatGAAAAGTGTTGCCGGTATGAATTTCGTAAAAAGTATCGACTTTCCGTACTACAAAAAGTTAAAACGACACTAAGATTATGACCGGTGGATATAGTGATATTTCAGCAGTTCGAGTTATACATTTGTTCGGTTTTACCAGTGTTAGTTAGTAGTTTCGCAGTTgaagtgtaaaataattaataatcatggatatttcggccttaaaaatttaatatgatgaaatttttaaaggcagaaatatccatgattattaattatttttacattttcttcaactgcgagaactaatcactaactagacgtgaatttaaattctttacttgccaatacttgtttagttacccagattaaagccgaaacaaaatgtatgaaaatggaccttgaggtatcgccttaaaagaaaatatatatatttatacgcAGAGTCCAACATAGAGTAACTTAGTAAGTAATAATCGATGTGCAAACGTTAAAtgatttgaaaatgaaaatacaacttattgaaaacataatagctgctgtttgtattctattaaatgattccaattaaaatttagacaccgttaataaattaaaattactaggtATAACATCTCCAGGTAAATTCGGTAGCTAAGAAGATCATTATTTACAgctgtattttatatatgttgCTGTATCGTGATCACCACTCGACAGAACCTAGGGCCGTCAACCTCTCGCGTATCACTTCAGATGAGAACCCTCGTACTCCCACGTGAAACTCTTCAAGATAATATTAACACATAACGTATGCTACGAAAATCTTTGTTTACGCAATTCCCTCGGGAAATCAAGTTGAAAAATTTCCCTCCTTTTGTAATATCTCGCGGTTGAACGAGTCAAAGGAATACTGTCGAATTTGTTTAATGTTCTCGTCAATGTTGAATAGCGTGGTGCTCGCAATTTTTATCTGAATTGAGCTTTGCAATACAAGATTTTAcgccttattaatatttatttattggaatttcGTAACTTGGAGAATATTATCAAGAGTTAGTCACAGAAAATTGCGCTCATACCTAGATAGGTGAGTTAAAGAGAAGGTAAGTTGGTACTCAGGAATATATTAAGGTTTATTCGATTGTTAACCTAAATATAGCTgacatctgaaaataaaaaacctttactatttttgtatacataattaaccaattttaaaaaggaggaggttatcaattcggcgtgaatgtttttttagtgaaatatttctctatttattaattcaacatttcatttcattttcgtTTCGTTTCGTAATATGGTCATGAATTCATATTCGTAGGCATCTCTAAAATCAACTACCCCAGCTAGCCAATCATGTTGCTTGATTGCGTAATCAGGGTTAATTTAACTGTTATAGTAAATTATCAGATCCAATATTAAATCCCAAATGAGCTGCATATCTATACGTGGTTACATAATGGAGTCGATGAATGAAACAACTATTTGCATGAACATTGAATTATTTGGcgttgttataaaataaataaatcaactcCAAATAATCCTTTTAAGTTACATAGTTCACgtagtaaaatattatggtaatttaGCGGGAAATAACTGTTTCGCGGTCCATTGTACGGGTCCTAATAGCTGTCAATCCTTACCGAAGACAGATCGGCACAGGCTCTACAAATTCCTATCGTGTTTACATTTCTTACCATACAAGCCTTTCATATGACGAACATTGCCATCACTTATGCGCCATTTTAGAACCAGATGTACCTACTTATCTCACGGATATTACAAATCCCAAGGTTTCCGAAGATAATTTTGGTATTGAAGTAAATTCAGACTGACTCTGACTGACTGAGATTCtgactgccttgatggcgtagttgtattgcatgtccggtacaatagcgctctgaggtcctgggttcgaatcccgggtcgggcaaagtgatatttgggtttttctgctcagtatcagcccggagtctggaatttgtgctcgaaatggcgataggttcgccccctatcacatcatgggacggaacatacttggggaaaagtgggtgccttagttgcgcctctgcataccttcggggataaatgcgtgatattatgtatgtatgtatgtaagtaaatTCAGAAATTAATGAACGAATATATAGAacatttggcacacagatagatATAGTGCGCGTTTTCGGAAACACAACGAGACTTTTATTCCAGGAAGTCTTTCACACAGGCTGACACTCGAGAAACACCTAGTCATTAATAAAACAGACAGAATCTCTCAGAACCTTCCTGGAAATACACTTTGGGTATAGCTCATAAGAAGAAATATTGTCGGAATTGTTTCAAAGGAAATAATTCGCCTTTGAAAGCTTTTAATTAACAGCGAAATGTATCAATAAAGAAGGAGGTAGTAAAGACAAATAATTTAGTTTCTCTATTCCAACGGTGTTCACGTACAATATAGACAATAAGATTTAACAAAggttttcaaataaattgaGCACagtgttattacatttggagTTCCAATTTGGAGTTAATAACCAATATTGATATAGGTTCACTTTGTGTCTAATACTATAGCTGATTCAATTACATTAAACTACATTCTTAAGTATATGTAGAGAGCAAAAACTTAGGATACGGTAAATTCAAAATCTATGGTTGAAAATGCCATGAAATATGGAGGCTATAGCATCCTCGTCCCTTCCTAATCCCCGTTCTTTTCCTTTAAAGCCGGCATCGCATCCATGATTCTCTTGATATTATaggtgtttatgggcggttgggATCAGTTAATATTAGGCGACATATTTGTACTTTTGTTGGAGTAGGTATGTTTTACATCAGCTTTTATtatacagggacattttgacattgcgttaatcaatgaaaccacatattcgtctttacctctgctaacattgtgccatgaattcagatttttttatgactttGTCATTAGAAAGTGTAATTTTGCCACTACGAACAATTCGCTAAAGTAGTTGGGGCAATAGGGCGTATAAaactaattacttttattttcttcGAAGCTTAcgcttttttaatttacatctacAGAAAGAAtaactatttgtaaaatattaccttTAAGAAGACAAGTATGGTATTTCATTCAGTAacataatgtcaaaatgaacctaTACACTATCCTACTGTTGGGAACAGGATTCCTCTACTAATGAGTAGGCTTAGGTTTAAGCTAGAGTGAAGTTTGGTTGTCTTCAAATATCTTCAAAGTTCTTAAAGTATGTAGCTTTGTCGTATGctataaaaagtatttctaaCTCAActaaacattacatatttatggGCATGTCAAGTTATGAGCCTCGAGTATTGAATACATCACTTTGCATTTGTCAACAGTCAACATAACGGTAAGACCTTATCGCATATTTGATGACAGAGATTTACTGCCACAGACATCTGTTTGAACACTGCATGCTACATGACATGTCGTGTTTTTATAATCACTTGAAAGACATTTCGTGTAGCTGCCAAATTACTTACGAACATTAcgtaatattgataaatatgtaCACTAATGTGAATGGAACATTGGCAAAATAATACAAaggattttaatttagtatattatattataaaaatatttagaatgacGTTATAAACAATGTGGCTATATTTCCTTTGCTTATATCTTTAATAACACATAATAGAGTTTCTACGTTTATGAGATAaagaactaaatttaatttctttaattttcatCAAATATAGATTAATCAGTTTACATAAAACGCAATGGCAAATAACTACTCTTAAAATAAACTCGGCATTAAAATAGATAGCTAGAGATAATTT
Proteins encoded in this window:
- the LOC119191955 gene encoding LOW QUALITY PROTEIN: 2-oxoglutarate and iron-dependent oxygenase JMJD4-like (The sequence of the model RefSeq protein was modified relative to this genomic sequence to represent the inferred CDS: inserted 3 bases in 3 codons), with amino-acid sequence MNFNMNEIEIGCNVNGKSEQELLDGYIRWECDKYTVENLTYEDFYNNHLVNNLPCVIKNITSEWECTKKWIENNTINYNYFIENYGDLEAPVADCNNISYNAHCKTDMKVSDYMNYLRDSEKSKLLYLKDWHLKXLRPNDKFYDIPSIFASDWLNEYAQDNDQDDFMFVYIGPKYSWTPLHVDVYTSFSWSVNVIGKKKWILFPPGEENKLKDSLDNLPMIFDPDKTKNIKYFEVIQEQGDGIFVPSGWYHQVLNVEDTISINHNWVNACNIQIVCNSLXKTLLSVQHEIIEFKETPEYPMQCQLILKSXFGMDYEAFIKLLCYIGQKRLIQLQNRSQTGLENFSLGINHIKFDLKKIFNVLNLINIDPMLLYNKTSLSSVKCDFMNLKNAIINVLE
- the LOC115450527 gene encoding LOW QUALITY PROTEIN: alpha-methylacyl-CoA racemase (The sequence of the model RefSeq protein was modified relative to this genomic sequence to represent the inferred CDS: inserted 2 bases in 1 codon; deleted 1 base in 1 codon), translating into MMALTGIKVLEVMGLAPGPLCGTILADFGASVTVVQKTEPFPFDVMSRGKRMISINLKSKEGVHIFKKLSASSDVVLDTFRPGVMEKLELGPEQLLKQNPRLIYARLTGYGQSGFCKNMAGHDINYVAMSGVLSLLSKXSRAPIPPINLLADFAGGSAMCVLGILLALFERTKSGKGQVLDASMTEGLSYVATWLFKSRDLPIWLGEAGTNVLDGGVPFYNTYKTNDGKFMAVGALEPQFYSNFLKGLQLCETEYSQIGDHEKCKKFAEVFLSKTQEEWCQIFDNLDACVTPVLDFDSVDKYKYHTFRKSYNRDNDGKIVPEPAPRLSRTPGKSVGCESKSKAGQHTIEILKELGYEDNKIEEFIKKGHVYVNKKAQL